The following DNA comes from Apis cerana isolate GH-2021 linkage group LG14, AcerK_1.0, whole genome shotgun sequence.
attaaatagaatattcattagaaaaaattcattagtttttttaattcattttcaattttgatacatgatatttttttgctaCAAATACATACAATGCACaacgatacaattttttatgattataatattgttctaATGTTACCTGTAAAGATCACGGACAGCTTGATCCTCTCGAGATGGATTTTGACAtgtgtttaatttattctccAATGCCtacataatgaaatatttgttattaattaaaatattattattcttcttaagAATATTGACAAATCTTTAAAACTGATGATACCATCTACatgtagaataatttaaaataggtAGTAAAAAATCGTGATGTGTACAGAAGAAAATATGCAGTATAAAgcaaaagaaatcaaataaagaCCTGTACACACAAAAACTTGATCAGCACTTGGTTGATCTAGGTTGTTGCCATATACAATGAGGAGATGTATGAACCTGGATGGATGGTAAATCAGTAGGTGTAgtggaaattgtatttttctcaCCCAGACAAGTGCACTTTACCCTTCTGCACTCCATGCAGACCCATCTGTCAAGCTACCAAAATACCAGCTACATCATACTACAGATGTCTTTAaccattatattatcaaagcattttatataaattgaattattttgataaaaatattttatataaaatttgcttagaaaaaaaaataaaaggaaaataaattttataaattaattacaatgaaaaactaaaatatatgtatagcaactaaatacatttaaaactcAAACAAGCCATGCTTTAAGCTACTTTTGTATATCAAGTGCTTTGGAAACAGAAATACTAATGTAtctatatgtacgtatatgtatgtatgtgtgtgtgtgtgtgtatatataaaataatgattatactTACACCAACTTTCCTCATAAGATCACCAATCATATTCATTGCTAATATTCTTGTACATGGTGTCAGCGGTGGATtcacattattattgttattgttgtttccAGTTACACCTCCTACAACTTTGTTTCCAACTAtttgtaaatagaaaaatatgtaaattacagatatgatataataataaaaatattaaattcaaaaaacactaaattaataaaactattgtacaataatatttagaaaaaaaataaaaaaaaattttatttttgtcagtagaaagtataatatttagaaactaaaataaagaacaggtttgttaaaataatttttatttcattgataacaatatcatatgtatatacagaaagataaaattaattaaaacgcatgttaaattaattaaaaatatgttaatcaagcacaaattagatttaatcatCCTTAAGCACTGATAAATAAGCAAACttgttactataaaaaaaatttcaagtaatatacaaaaaatatatattacatacattaaaaaatgaattaacttcatcatttttttgtttgttattcataacaatttttgatttGTTAGATACAAGTATTTTCTCTGCTGagcattatctttattaataataaagatcatCTTTTAGGCCCAAAGCAAAACATGCGCTTAGTTTTACGAAGAGTATTATGGATCTTACTTTTTAATGGTGAAGTTGTTGTATTATTTGGAGGTATAGATTGTGGTACTATTGGATTACTAGGCGACATGTGTGCTTCCAATTCAACTTGAAGTTTATTACTATCAACATGGTTCCGAACTCTGTCAGCTGATTTATCATTATCAGGTTGGTGCCTTTCTTGTACTTGAATTTCCTGTTTTAAatctgtaataaattaaatattagaaaaaatttatttaatgattatataaaatttattttatagttataaaataataataaatcgttcAACCTCTTATTTCATCCATTAGTCTTTGTACTATAACTTTTAAAGCTTCTTTTTCATCAAGTTCTGATTCTAATAAAGCATTCTTTTCAATAGCAGAATTAAGTTTAgcttctatttcttcttccgTTACCCTATTTAttctgcaaaattaaaattgataaaaaaaatattatattaaatattttatatttattataatatatagctGCATGAACATATATCACCTATGAGCTCTTTCTAAGTCATCATTCTTTTGTTCCAATTCTCTTATGtactttaataaatgatcATGTTGTGTTTGTAAGTCTTGAGCTTTTCCTTGAAACATTGCACAATCTGTTGTTTGTTGATCTAATCTTGTTCTTAATTGTTCAACTTCAGTAGCTAGTCTTGTATTTCGTTGTCGTAATTCTCTGTTAGTTTTTTCTGCTTGTTCTAATGATGCTTCAAGTTCTTTTTCTAACAATTgtgaattttcttgaaattcttcCAATTCTCTTTCTATATCCTCTTTcctataatgttataataatatttattttatgaataaatattatttaatgttaatgtacagctttgaataaatatgatagtatattatttttatttagaaatataaaataattcacctTCTATGTATTTGATGAGCAAGTTCCATccaatattgaatttcatcaTCTTTGGACACAAATTGTGGAGGATCAATGTCCATCATtttgacaatattttaattttgttttttaatattttaaaaaattgttttaaaaattaaatataactcaaaattattctatgtCATTAATGATACAATGGCATtctgcaaataaaataaatttatttacatagatGCAAATTTAAAGCAATTAAAGATcagatttaatgaaataaaaatcttatcaaataaaattaaaatatattaatctttcattaatatgtacgatataatgataatcatGGTGAAAGTTTTGTttgttcaagaaaaaaaattatattacggtACATACCTACGCATCTATATACGATAAATGCGATGTCAATCTAACCTACTAATAACGAATCGCTAACAATCACAAAACGCAAGAGAATTATTTCAGAAAGAATATcccaaattataaaataatgaaaaaaaatattaaaaaattaaatgtgaaTTATGTTATGTATAGTATACGATCGAAGTTGACGCATAAAAATCGTAACCGTAGAAGAACACTTACATGTATCTTTAAGAGAGGACAAGGCTAGTAGACAAATAAAAATGGTCCAGTGTAAATAAAACTGTCCACCAATTGAACtgagttaaaataataatgtttaaaatattatctaaaaaatgcTGTATAATACACAACCATCAATGATGTGTAGGcgcattaaatgaaattgtttcaagatgcatataaatatagagaCCTTGAGAAAACGCTCAGCAGGTGAAATGTAGTGTACCGCGTGTGACACAAATGTCATTACCGTGTAATTATGACTCACTAGTCGGGATGGTaaggtagaaaaaaaatttatctctttcttGTTATAACTTCTCGTCGTTGACTGTGGACGTGGACAGATTATACTAAAATCGTTTGAGACCGGTTGTCAATTTATCATTAAGGGATACCGTTCCACGATGGATTTAcatccaattaaatttatttccggaaattagatttttgaatgaaaagatGCAGTCGAGTTTACCGATTGCAAAATGGCagatataaatagaatcaATGCTGGTTCGTTCACAATTCTACAGCGTAGTAAGGTGGCGTTCGCAAAAGCTAACCGGTTACGAATGCATTCGATATGGTGGCAGAACGAAACAGAATGGAATGTAATGCGTTATTCTTTTGCTTCTCATTgggcaatatattaaaacgcgCGAAGAATGTAGTTTTATTTGTTGCTTACAATTtgttacttatttaaaaatgatattaaaaaaattttgatattcaagaaacattaatattttatataatacttttaattatttaataaaatagttcaaagattaaattttttatatatatatatatatatatttataagttttaaattaaatttttttttatatagatgtaaatttattaaaaaaaataaatttttttagtccATTGTtacaaatgtttatatttgttgttataatattatatatcacttATTCTAATAAACTTAGTCTATTgtcttctattaatttttgatctcctttattttattaatatttatattttctaatatctaatatttatatatatattttttaataattatattttctttataattaatatttactataaaaatatttttatactctaacttataaatatgtagatatttattattttcatttatcgttttctcattatcttcgattttatgtattatatctattcacattttaaaatattgatttatatatatctcctattatattatatttattacaaaatttattaataattataagaacagatgaaatatcttattgacattaacaatttataattatactcggtaacaatatcaatgaaagatatgaaatatcaatGATTCTTAAAAAGATGGTGCCACAAATCAAAaactattaatgaatttactttattaataattagtaataatgtacaacttttaaatatttttcagatagATAAtgctatataataatcaattttatacaattcaatataaaatatcaattttattgtttataaatgattataaattaatttttaaaaataaataattcattaatttttattgatttatattaat
Coding sequences within:
- the LOC108000703 gene encoding nuclear distribution protein nudE-like 1-B, translated to MMDIDPPQFVSKDDEIQYWMELAHQIHRRKEDIERELEEFQENSQLLEKELEASLEQAEKTNRELRQRNTRLATEVEQLRTRLDQQTTDCAMFQGKAQDLQTQHDHLLKYIRELEQKNDDLERAHRINRVTEEEIEAKLNSAIEKNALLESELDEKEALKVIVQRLMDEIRDLKQEIQVQERHQPDNDKSADRVRNHVDSNKLQVELEAHMSPSNPIVPQSIPPNNTTTSPLKIGNKVVGGVTGNNNNNNNVNPPLTPCTRILAMNMIGDLMRKVGALENKLNTCQNPSREDQAVRDLYRTRRQVRGFASGNCNHIRL